In Granulicella mallensis MP5ACTX8, the sequence GAACGAGATTCTGCGGCTTCTTCCCGACGAGTGGCTGATCCTGGAGAGCGATGAGGTTACTCCCTCGCAACGGCGCGAGGCGTATCGCGACTTTTTGCTTCGGCGGCTGGAAGCATCGAATATCTTTGAACAGGAGATGATCCATGCCCGTTCCCAACTCGTTTAATTACGCGACAGTGCGCGTGGTTCCCCGCGTCGACCGGGACGAGTTCGTGAATGCGGGGGTGATCGTCTACTCCTCGGAGCAGAACTTTCTCGGTGCGCGCATCGAGGTCAATGAGGCGCGTCTTCGTGCGTTGTGGCCTGCGTTGGATGTGAGCATGGTGGAGCGGCACCTGCAGGCGATCTGCCGTATCTGTGTGGGCGATCCTGCGGCCGGGCCGATTGCGCGCCTGTCGAAGAAGGAACGCTTCTACTGGCTGACAGCGCCGCGTAGCGCGGTGATTCAGATCTCGCCTGTACGCACAGGGCTTTCGTCCGATCCGGAGAGCCTGCTGAATCGGCTGGCGCAGGAGCTTGTAGCGACAGTCTGAGGTTCGTTCACGTGCGTTAATCGCGCAAAATAAAGCCTCTCTC encodes:
- a CDS encoding DUF3037 domain-containing protein, whose protein sequence is MPVPNSFNYATVRVVPRVDRDEFVNAGVIVYSSEQNFLGARIEVNEARLRALWPALDVSMVERHLQAICRICVGDPAAGPIARLSKKERFYWLTAPRSAVIQISPVRTGLSSDPESLLNRLAQELVATV